From the Jilunia laotingensis genome, the window TCAGCCGGATGGTTAATCACTAACCAATTGGTCTATACCGTAGCAGCTTCACGCAGGGGACATACCACCCGACTACGCCAGATTCTCAATTCATTAGGGGTGGTCTGCTATTATACATTCTCAGTAAAAGGCTTCAACGAAAACTACGCTATGTTCACACCCAACAGCCGTTCACTCCAAGAACAATATGAAGAAAAGGTATTTGGCCGATTGACAAATGAACAAGCTACCGAACTCTACACTTTACTTGAGAGAGGTGAAGACAGTGCCTCCCACATCCGTCGTTTCATGAAAAAACACCATCTTCCCTTCCTTGCTACCGACCGAAGCGTACTCAATCTACCAGCAATCGGCAAAAGTATGACATTCAATCTTATAGGAATTACAGAAGATGGTAAACGCATTCTACGTTTCGACCATGATGATACTCGTCGCCATAGCCCGATTATTGACAAAATGGGACAGATTTACATAGTAGAAAACAAATCTATTGCCGCATATCTCAGGCAATTAGGAAAAATGGGAGAAGATCCGGAAGACTATTCCAGCATTTGGAAATATACGGCAGGTAAAACAGAACCCCGGTTCAGTTTATATGAATATCCTGAGTTCGAATTCCAAATGACAGAGAGGATGAGTAATTTAGAAATAGGATAAATAATAACTGCCGGAATTCCAATAAAACGTAGGTTCCGGCTATTATTATATAAATTATAAATAAGGAGTAACACATTAACTATTTCCGTAAATGCAAACTAAAATATTTCTTCATAAACCAAATATAAATAACACTTAACAGAATAATACTTCCTACAAGATATGTATACCCATAAGCATAACAGTTGATATACCCGATAATAATTCCAAGTTGCACCGCCATATATATCAAAGATACCATCACATGAGAAACTTCAAGTTCGTTCGCCATAATCTGATATAGATGTTTCCGGTGTGGTAAACCGATATTCTCATGCAGCAGCAAACGATGAATAATTGTCAAGACACTATCAACTCCATAAACAACTAACAAAATAACCCAACTAAAATTTTCAGTCTTTATAATCAACTTACCAATCAAAAACAAAATAACAAAAGCCATACTCACAGAGCCAACATCACCTGCGAAGCATCTGGCACGTTTTCGAAAATTAAAGAAATTAAAGACTAATACAGCGCAAAGCATTATAAGGATCAAACGCTGATCTGCAAAAAAGTCAATCTTAATGTTTATATAAGCCAACGTACCCAGTATTATTAAAGAATAGCCTCCTGTTATTCCATTGATGCCATCCATAAAGTTATATGCATTAATGATACCCGTACAGACTATCAGTGCCACAAGAATCGTCCACCAAGGAAGCGAAAACAATCCCCACTGGTAGAACATCAATGCCATGGCCGCGAAATGAAACGCCAAACGCAAACCTTGGGAAGTGGAACGAATGTCATCCACAAAACTGATAAAGGTAATCAAAGTCAAAGCCAATATAAACCAAGGATATTCGAAACTGTTCGTCAGAAAAAAGACCAAAGCACCAAAATAGAAAATTATCCCGCCTCCGCGCAAAGTAATCCGGGTATGCGAACTACGCTCATTGGGCTTATCGATTATATTGCATTTATCGGCTATACGGAAATAAAAAAGTTCTGCCAGGAATAGCAGAACCAATATGATAAGATAATACATAACCTATTGTTTTTATTATACGTAATCCCGTTATATTTTTCCGGAGTCTAGAAAGCTTCGAATAGTTTTCACCAATCCTTCTTTTGCCGTAAATGGCATTTTTTCAATATCCAATGCCTTTTTTATTTTGGCATTACTCACAACATAATTCTCCGTAAGCTTACGAAGACGCTCTGTATTCAAAGGCAAATGCAGTAACGTACCCAGTCCGGCACACCCTTCCATGAATTTCCTGTTCATCCTCCAGATGTGAGCATTCTTCCCCATCACTTCACACATCGTCTCGATCAGTTCATTGGTAGACATTGCTTCATCATCACCCATATGGTAGATACCACTTGCTACATCCCTGGTCAGCAGCCCCTCTAGTACATAGCAAAGATTATCTATCGATGTAAACGAACGACGATTTTCAAAATCGCCCAAGGGCCATGGAATACCCTTCTTCACTACATTATAAAGCAAGTTCAGATTCCCCTTATTTCCGGGGCCATGAATCATGCAAGGACGAAGAATGTAAACTTGCTTCTCTTTTGAAAGATGCTGTCGTATATACTCTTCCGCCCTGATTTTACTTTCCCCATAAGGGCCAACCGGTATGGGAATTACATCTTCAGTCAACATATTTCCTGCCACACTGTCGGCAGCAGCTTTCACAGAGCTAAAAAAGATGAACTTCTTGGTATTGCTCTCCAAGAAGAAATCGAATATCTTCTGCGTTAATCCTGTATTAATATCGAAATAGACTTGCGTTTGTGATTGATTTTTAGTGTCGTGTGCCTTGCCGGCAAGGTGGATGATGGCGTCAAACTGCGGAAGCTTCTGCATAGGATAAGATTGCGGTTCGAAATCATGCCAAGTATAAGTTTTTGCAACTCCTTCTTTTTTAGGAAATACAATATCCAATCCATAAAGCGCATGATGTTGTTTTAAGGCGCTAACTAGATTGGTTCCCACGAAACCGTGAATTCCGGTGATAAGTATGTTCATTATTCTAACAAATATGTCAATTATAATATGGTTTCCTCCTTATTTATATTTTAGAATCGGTCTGATAAAACACATCATCAACCCATTGTTTTAAAGAATATTTTTGTAATATCTCTTTGGGAATTTCCACATACTTTGATTCAACGAATTCTTGAGGAATATACGGATTATCTCTATTTATCACTAAAATATTTTCCGGACAATAGAAGTCGCATTTTTTTACGTATTCATTCGTTGTAATATATTTCCTATGTGCGGCTAAAGCTTCGTAAACTCTCATCGAAAGTCCAACTTGATCTGGATAGCTAATATCTAGGACACAACGTGACTGTTTTGTAAGTTCTGCTATTTGAGATAAGTTAAGTGCATTATACTGAGGTTTTATTTGTTTACCGAATTTACCAAAACTGATAAATTTGTTTCTATAGTATAATATTTTGCTAACTACATATAAATGCATATTTAACTTACAGTCATTATAAATGTTATTTTTTATTGAGCATAAAATAGGATAACGCACTCTATCCATAGTTGCTACATAAGAAATGTCGTATTTAGTTCCTTTTTGTAAAGATATCGTTTCAAAGATTGGCAAGAAAAAAGTTGGTCTAAAATGAACACCGAAATGAGATTTAGCGTCTTCCTCATCAAAAGAAAGGACTTTGTCAAAGTAATTGAAGCATTCTGAAACATTTGTAGCCTTCAATATATCCCAAAGGTATAGTATAAAGTATGCCTTTGGTAATTTCTTACGTAAATAAGTAAGTGACATCGGTGTAAATGCCTCTCCTCTAAGAACTATTAAATAGTCAATAGAATCAGTGTCAACTTGCCCAATAACCTTTTTAAGATAACTGATAAAAATTTGTGGCAATTTTTTTTTCATCAATCTTATGATGATTTTTGTCATTGATGACTGAGAAGGCCGCTCGTCAAAAGCATATACGATGGCTCCTCTTGACTCTAATTCTTTTTGAATGTAGTATCCATAGTGTTTTGTAATGCCGTACGGATAAAACATGAGTATTTTTTTCCCCTTAAAATTCATATTTAAACATTATATGTACAATGGATACAATTCTTTGTGATTATTTACCCATTCTTTCATATCAATCACCATTTGTTCATAAGAAGGTACTACAAAATCAAAATCATTACGCTTGCAGATCAAAGTTTTGTCCAGAACCAACTTACCCGATTTTTCTATTTTAATTTCGTCATTCCTAAAATGCTTATTGAATAAGCAAAGGAGATTGTATTTACTAATACTATCATTATTTACTAAATTATACAGACCTGTTAAGTTAGTTTGTATGGCTTTATCCATAGCTTTAGCTAATGTAAGTGTTGTTACCCCTGTCCAAATAGCTTTCGTAAAACCATTAATGATACCATTTTGCTGTATAAACCAATGGAACAGTCCTATGCCATTTTTATTTATATCTGGACCGATAATGGAGTTACGAAATGTGAGGTTTTTATCATCATTTACTTCACCAAGTGCTTTGGTTCGATCATAGTATGACAGGCCGTTGGGAAGTGATTGCTCATCATAGGGACCGTCATTTCCTGCAAAGACGCAGTCTGTACTCATCTGGATAAATTTTGTGGGCGTATCTTTTAACCACGCTACTATCTGATGAGGTAAATAGCCGTTGATGTATATAGCTTTTTCTGGAGCTGATTCAGCATACTGATTGAGTAATCCTATGCAGTTTATTACGGTATTATAATGACCGGAGGTGACAACATGCTTTAGTTTTTCAGTATCAAATGCATCTCCTTCAATCCACTTACAATAAGGAAATGGCTTGCGAGAAAAAGCATGCACTTCATATCCTTGTTCTTTAAAGTAAAGTGCTATGGTATGCCCTGCCATACCGGTAGCTCCAAGTACCAGAATTTTCATTATTCAGAACGTATTTCACGGGCTTTTGCTCTTGGTTGTAGACCCAAATCTTCACGGATAAATGTAAGTTTCAACAGAAGTTCTTTCATACCGTCAACATCGAGACGGGCGGTATTATGACTGTGGTACTCTTCCATTTTATCAATATCAGGATTACCACCTTCGACCTTATCATAATTCAAATCACGTCCATCACAAGGTATACGATAATAATTACCCATGTCAATAGCGCGTGACATTTCTTCACGAGTGACAAGAGTTTCATAAATTTTCTCACCGTGGCGAGTTCCAATAATTTTTACTTTAGTTTCGCCATATTTGGGATTAATCTTTGCATAAGTTTGTATTAAAGCTTCTGCCAAGACATCAAGTGTTGCTGCCGGTGCTTTTTGGACAAAAAGGTCACCATTTTCCCCGTGTTCGAAAGCATAGATTACCAAGTCTACCGCATCATTTAATGTCATCATGAAACGAGTCATGTGAGAATCTGTAATTGTAATAGGCTTGCCTGCTTCAATCTGCTCCACCCAAAGTGGGATGACAGAACCACGGGAAGCCATCACATTACCATAGCGCGTACAGCAGATGGTAGTCTCTGCATTAGTACCAAGCTGACGTCCCTTCGCAGTTGCTACTTTTTCCATCATGGCTTTAGAGATACCCATAGCATTGATCGGATAAGCTGCCTTATCGGTAGAGAGTACTACCACATTTTTTACACCATGAGCAATGGCTGATTCAAGTACGTTATTTGTTCCGTAAACATTGGTTTCAACAGCTTGCATAGGAAAGAATTCACATGATGGCACCTGCTTTAGGGCAGCTGCAGAGAATATGTAATCTACACCACCGCGCATAACAATATCTACGCTTTGACGATTGCGTACATCTCCAATATAGAACTTTACCTTATTGGCAACTTCTGGCGGGTATTGGTCCTGAAGATGATGACGCATATCATCTTGTTTTTTCTCATCTCTGGAGAAAATACGAATTTCTTTGATATCGCTTTCTAGAAATCTTTTAAGAACCATATTTCCAAATGAGCCAGTACCACCTGTAATCAGCAAAGTTTTGTCTTTAAATATTGACATAACGATTAATGTGTTTAAATTTTCAATAATTGGGAATAAAAACCTTTTAGATAATTAGCTGTAACATCTTTGTATACAGCCCAACTCTTCAATAATAGAGATGATTTGATTAGTAAATCATTTTTTTCCAACGATATGATTAGGTTCTGTAAATCCAAAAATCTTTCACCAATAGCAAATCCGTAATTATTCTTTGTAATTTTGTCACCTACAATGATTCCTTCCGTTGTGATTACAGGCTTTCCGACAAACATTGCTTCATAATATTTATTCGGTGCTGCATATATGTGGTTAGGGTTGATCTTTGAATACATAGCATAGATTAAATCAGCATTATACATGATTCTTAGACCATCTGTATAAGATACCTTACCAAAATATTTCATATTCGGACAACTTTTGAAACTTGCCAATTTATCTATAACAGACTGCGTGCCGTATCCGGCTATTAAAAGATTATAAAGGCCTTCAGAAGCTCCATGAATTAAATTATCCAAACATCTATCTTCAGAGAAACCACCTACATAAGAGATCGTAAACTTATTGTTTTCAAAACGATATAAATTATCTTTGAATAAAAACTCTGAGTTGTCAAATGCTGGAATATTCTGAAGGACACTGTACTTCCCTTTAATATTATAAGGGATTTGACCAACTCTTTCTTCTTCGCAGATAATAATATGGTCAGAGTTTCTAATAGTAGCCTTTTCCATAATCTTAAAGGTATGAAGTACTAGCTTTCCTTGATTATATAGAGTGTCAGAGAACCAGTCAAAAACATCAAAAAGAACATAATTACTCCTTTTACTCAGGCGCTTATATATTACTGCTGGATATGCACTATCCAAATCACATGCATGTATTTTTAAATCCCTTTTAAGTGAGAATAATGTTTTCACAACAAAGTACATCCATTTTATACGGTCAATAACCGCATAGAATCCTCCTTGATTATATTTACTGGCTTTGTTGTAATAAATAGTATGGGGCAATTTGTCGGGAGTTCCTGTACGATTCCAAGCTATTATTTTATAAGAAATATTGTTCTTCTTATAAAAATCAATATACTTTTTAGCTCTGGAATCGGATATAATGTCGTTAGATCTAACTAAAATAATCATTATCTCAAAACATCAACTATTCTACCACAAGCCAATCCATCTCCGTACGGATTAACTGCTAGGCTCATTTCATTATAGTGTATCTCATCATCAAGAAGGGCAGATACCTCATTAACAATTCTGTTGTAATCAGTGCCGACAAGTTTTACGGTACCGGCAGAAAGGGCTTCGGGACGTTCGGTCGTATCGCGCATCACCAGCACCGGCTTGCCAAGTCCGGGAGCTTCTTCCTGAATACCACCGCTATCGGTAAGAACTATATTGGATTTTTCCATTAAGTATACAAATGAAAGATAGTCAAGTGGTTCAATAAAGAACATATTTGCAATACCTTCTAAGTTTTCTCCAAATACCTCGTGAATGGGTTTTCTGACATTTGGATTCAAATGCATAGGATAGACGAAGTCCACATCTTGATATTTATCTTTTAAATCTCTGATTGCAGTGCATATTGAGATAAATCCATTTCCGAAATTTTCGCGTCTATGTCCGGTTATTAGTACAAGCCTTTTTCCATTAGACAGTCTGTTCACATTATATCCCGCTTGATTTAAAAGAGTGGCTTGTTCTGCTTCTAAAGCAGAATCAGTTTTAAATTTTCCTACAACCATATAAAGAGCATCAATTACAGTATTTCCAGTAACTGTGATTGTTTCGTTCTTGGTGTTTTCTTTTAGGAGATTCTCTTTACTCAATTGGGTTGGAGAGAAATTATAAGTCGCGATTCTACTGGTTATCAATCGATTCATTTCTTCCGGCCAAGGACTGTATATATTGCCTGTACGAAGTCCCGCCTCGACATGACCTACCGGAATTTGTTGATAAAATGCCGCCAGAGCCGAAGCTGCAGAAGTGGTTGTATCACCATGTACCAGTACAACATCCGGCTGTGCTTCCTTCAGCACATCGCGCATACCTGTAAGTACACGGGCTGTAACATCATAAAGGTCTTGCCCCTGTTTCATAATATTGAGGTCATAGTCGGGGGTTATTTCAAAAATTTGAAGTACCTGGTCAAGCATTTCGCGGTGCTGTCCTGTCACACAGACAATGGTTTTAAACTCGGATGGGTATTTTTGGAACTCCTTTACCAGGGGAGCCATCTTTATGGCTTCGGGACGAGTTCCGAAGACTAACATTATTTTTTTCATAACTATGCCTATTTATAAATTATAATATTGTTCAATTATTTGTTTTTCGGAGAACTCTGAATTTGGTCTAAGCACAACATTAGTAAGCTTATCATTTGAAAAGTCGGAATAGATATTTTCTAATGTATTTGCAATAGAATCTATATCAGTTACATCAGCAAAATATTGCACAAAACCATTATTATACATGTCGTTAAGCACACCAACAGATGGACTTACCGCAAAGATTGGTTTATGACATTGCATAAAGTCTGTGACTTTAGTGGGAAGGAAAATACCTTCATTGCATTGGGCTTCAACAATAAGCGCAATTTGATAGTCTTTTAGTATCTCCAAACTTTGTGTGTATGAGACAGGAGGTATTAACTTCACAACATCCTCAAGTTTTAGCTGTTTTATTAATTTTGCTCCTTTTTCCTCTATAATTCCAAGTATTGATACTTCGATGTTAGAATCAGGATTATTCAATAGGAACAACTTCAATGCACGAAGGAACGTTTCAGGATCTCTGGGTGATTGGAGTGTACCTGAATGTAAAAGTTTTAAGACTTTTCCCTGTTGTACGTTGTTATTGTCTGTATCTAAAACAACGTGAGGAATTATCACAGTGTCTTCAAGTCTAATGTTTAAGTACTTGAGCATGTGGTTCCTCAAACGTTCTGAAGGGAATATATATTTGTCAGCCCCTTCCATAGCAGATGTACACATTTTGTCGAAAACATTACCAGATGCACTCCATCCCTTGCCGTAAGGACAGGGATATTTTACTCCCGGATAAGGATCATTCCATGTTGCAATCCACTTAATCCCATATTTATGCTTTAAGTAGTTTCCTATTACAAAACTTGGAGCATCCTTTGTCAAGATATAATCATATTTGTTTTGCTTAACTAATTTTTCTGCTATTGGAAGAGCTTTTACTGCCCAATGAATGGCTTTAAATGTAATACCAAATTTAAAGAATGCCAGTATATGCTGCCAAATCATAATAGGTGTGACTCGCAAATCATTGTCGATAATATGGATAGATTTAAGGGGAATATCTTGTTCTTCCACGGGATAATGCTTCCATTTGATCCTTTGAGAAATTAAATCAATTTCAAATTTTTCGCTTTTTACTAAAGTGAAAATCAGTTTCTTGTTAACAATAGCTTCTGCTCCAAATGTAGGTATGGAAGAAGGTGCTATTAATAATATTTTTTTCTTCAGCATAGTATGTTTTATTATAAATGTAAACAAACTTTTGTCCTTTTATCAAGTAAAACTGTAGAATCTGACATATACGATGTATATACAAGAATAATGAGCATCATGGCTTTAAAATAGAAGTATGCGATAAAAGACAGAACAATGAAAAGTAGTAACAATGTTTTACCGCATAAATTTGAATGTTTGAACTCTTTTTTTATAAAGAATGAGAATATGAATACTCCTATTATTCCTGTATGCAACAAACAAGTCTGAACATTATTAAAATATCTTTCCTTTTCACCGAAAAAATCAGAAACAGGGCTATTATAAATGGCATTATCTATATAAATGGGATTATCATTGCCTATTATTTTATAAATTGTATCATATTGATCATAGACAAAATAGCCTCTCCATATTCTGAGAAAGCCTGATGTATAAGCATTAGTTGTGTCGGGTAACTTCATGGTATCGGTTCGCTCAAGCATGGACTCGCCTATTTCAGAATTAAGGTATATCGGAAATGCTATAATTGATATTAGGAATACCGAAGTGGTAATCCACATTTTTTTTTTCTTCGACAATACTTGGGAGGTAAACAGCCAGTATATAAAGACCATTGCAATGAGCATAAGCCCAATTAGGGCATTACCAGATCGAGTAAGAAGCAACGTTAATACAACAAATATGCACCATCTCCATTTTATATTTTTAAAAGCAAACAATTCAACGATTAAGAGTGGTAATAAGAATTGGACAAACATTGCCGGTTCACTAAAAAATGAACTTGAGCGCTCTGCCTCTTTCATCTTAGCGATAAACAAAGAAACGTCGACACCAAGAGAATTGGGCAAAAACGACACGACTCCAGGGATTCTTATCCCGGTAATCAGCAAGGATAACTCTTGAATAAAGAAAAAAGCTATACATATTTTGGCGATAGTTCGGTAACTATCTGTGAACCACATAATGTCAAAGCAACTGTATAACAAAAGGATTGATAGTAATATTCTTAAAATTCCCAAATGTAATATCCCCCCAATGGACGTACAAGCAATTAAATGTGAGATATAGTAAAATCCCAAAAATACAAGTAGAGCTTTGGGAACACGATAAAATGGCAGTCCTCTTTTAAAGACATTAGCAACACTCAACAAAGATATGATAATGAATGAAAAGTTGAATGTGCCCCATCCGTATGTTTCGAGTATAGGAGAAATGATCAAGGCAGTCATCGAGACTTTATCAAAAAGGGAAGGGTTATTTTGGGTAATTACCATGATGTAAAGAAAAGTATGACTTGAAACTGATAAATATCTTTTTGAGTATCCTATAAAATTTATGAATGATATTTAGTCCCGGGGTATATATTATTACATTCGATATTTTAACCTTAATATATCGAGGGCTACGAAAAACAGTATTAGCTATGGTAGAATAACCTTCGTTTTCTATCTGTTTGTATATATCATCTCTATAAATACTTTTCTCTGTTCGCTGAATCAGATTCCCATTGAATTTTGCAGCATCTTCAATACGACTTACATGGTTCTCGAGTTGATCTGCAATTTCATTCCAAATAATTTCACCTTTTCTATTATTAACTAACACCAAGGAAACTCCTTTATTTGTATTCATTTTTGGGAAATACACATTCGCACCCCAAAAGTCAGCTAACGTTATGTCACCTTGCCGAGGTATACGTGCAAATTTACAATCATAGCAAGAATGTCTATAAGTCATTGCATACATAAAGGAATACAAATAAGGACTTAATTCGTAAGAGGGTAATGTCAAGCGTTTACTTTTTCCTTTCGGGGTTGCGAAATCTACGATTTCGCAACCCCCCCAATTTTTATTATTTCTAAATTGATATTTTAAAACTTTCCTTTTGTATTTATTCTCTAAATAATCAATATGTGCATCAAATAATTTCTGACTTGGCACACCATGGCATACCAAATCAGAAGTAATCAGTTTAGGGTAGTCTTTTTTCAAGAAAGATTTCAGACCGGCAACCTGACAAGGGGTGCCTACAAAATATACCCATCGGTCGGAAGTCAACTGATCCTTTACATCTAAAAAAATATCTCCTAGATTACTTTGTATGTATTTTGAGCCACGTAAAGGCTGTAAATCGTCTAAATTCTCAATTCCACAATGTTTCAATTTAAGATTTTCGTCAAAAGCTGCCCCATAAACTGTTCCTCTTTTAGATAAAACTGCTTTAGCTATAGAATAAAACAAGCCACCACTCGAACTTTTGACTAACTCTTTTGTATTATACAATTTTGCTGCATATACTATAGGATTCGAGTTATTGTCATATAAGGGATGTTCAACAGGACAGCTCCGTTCGCATAGCCCACAATTGATACATGTGGAGTGGTCTATTTGAGGATATTTAAAGCCTTCTTCATCATCTGAAAAAGAAATTGATTTTGTAGGGCAAATATGTTGGCAGACCGTACATGCACAACATTCTTTCTTATCTAATGATTTAAAAAACATTATTTGTTACTTAAAGAATGACTTAAATAGGTTATCGCTTTTACTCGCTCTAGTTGTATGATATCGTTTACCGAAGAGAAATCAATTTCTTTGTCTAACAAATCATCTGATATTACCCCATCGATAATTCGTTCATTCAATCCACACAAATTGGCAAGACTTGATATTCGCGTAGAAAAGTTGGAGGGCATATAAAGGCAAAATTGGCGATTAAGATTTATAGAAAATGCCAGTCCATGAAAGGAATTTGTGACTACATAATCTGCATGATATATTAAAGATAGCACATCACCAGGACCAATAAATAAATAAGTATGATCGGCAAGAGGCTCTTTGTAAAAACTATGAGAATATGTTATTACTTTCAATTTCTTTTTCCTAGCAATCTTTCGAGCAGTGTCATAACAAATTTGTTTATTTTTGATATTATATGGAAGATATACAAAAAGATAGGGCTCTTTAACCCATCGTTCGGAAGCATATTTTGACCATTGATCTCTGTTGAGCATAAGCGTCGGATCAACTACCTGACGTACATCTCTCCCTATTTGTTTAAAGATATCAACTGCTGATTCCTCTCTTACATAGATAGAATGATAATCTTTAGTGTATTGAGACAACCATTTTAATTCTTGTTCATCCACGCTACTTTTTCCTATACTCGAAGCATAAGCTATCTTCTTTCCTTTGATTCCATCGAAAAAATAATGGGTATCTAATCCTTCATTATGTGTTGTGTTCCAAACCTGATCACTTCCGGTAATATAAACATCCGCTTTTGGGCATTTCTTAACAAAATCTGAGTCTGCATAAATCTTATTCGACACCTTACAATATTTAGATAAATAGCTTGAAAAACGATTCGTTTCTTCATATAAAAAAGGAAAGAAGATGATTCGTCTTAAAAATCTTAATACTGATCCCTTTGCTACGTTCCAATATCTTTTATAAGTTACCCGAGGAGGAATATAGTTCACACAAATAGGTTCTCCACCTAATTGTTTCAAAACTTCTGATGTTGCTATGGTTTGAAGCGTTGAGCCAAAATTAGAGCCTACATGAATAGTTATGAATGCAATTTTCATTTTCATTAATTGATAATCATTATTACAAAATCAAAGCATTTTTATAATCATACTTTAAGTTCGCAATTAATCCATTAGCGTAACACTTTGATTACATTTCGCAGTCTATTAATAAAATTGAGTCCAAAAACATATATAACAACAAAGAGTAACCAATCTTTCATAGACTTACGCATCTTCATATCGTATGGGACAAACTTGAACTTTGAGTCAATAATAGCCTGGTGAGAAGAGTAGTCTAATTTCTCTATCTTATAATTGTCTATTTTTTTTCTGGAATAATTTTTAGATTCTAAGATATCTTTCAATAAATCAATAATTTTTATTCTAGGCTCATGCTCATTTCTAAATAGGCAATTATTTGTTGTATAACCAAGAACACCGATAGCATCATAGTCGTTTCCGTCTATAGCAATTGTAGGAATACCTTCATTTTTTGTTAATGTAGTACATCCCGCAGTTCCTATTGACACATCAACATAATCAAAGACCTTTCTTGGAATAGGGAAAGTATATCCCCAAAAAATACAATTTATATTTTGAGAACTCCGAATATTTTCTAATACTTTAGATGTAATCTCTTCACTAGCACTATCGCCAATTAATAATAGATTTATCGTTTTGTCTAAATGAAGTTTTGCAAACTCCTTTACATTTTCAATCATATTATTTATATATGGCTTTTCCAATCTTCCTAAACTCAAAATGTTGTAATCAGCACGGATTAAGCCATTTAATCTATGGTCGTTTATATCTTCCACATTGTTACTAGCACAGCCTATCGCAGGCAAAAAGCAACCTTTTGTTTTCTCCTGT encodes:
- a CDS encoding polysaccharide pyruvyl transferase family protein, whose product is MKMKIAFITIHVGSNFGSTLQTIATSEVLKQLGGEPICVNYIPPRVTYKRYWNVAKGSVLRFLRRIIFFPFLYEETNRFSSYLSKYCKVSNKIYADSDFVKKCPKADVYITGSDQVWNTTHNEGLDTHYFFDGIKGKKIAYASSIGKSSVDEQELKWLSQYTKDYHSIYVREESAVDIFKQIGRDVRQVVDPTLMLNRDQWSKYASERWVKEPYLFVYLPYNIKNKQICYDTARKIARKKKLKVITYSHSFYKEPLADHTYLFIGPGDVLSLIYHADYVVTNSFHGLAFSINLNRQFCLYMPSNFSTRISSLANLCGLNERIIDGVISDDLLDKEIDFSSVNDIIQLERVKAITYLSHSLSNK
- a CDS encoding Coenzyme F420 hydrogenase/dehydrogenase, beta subunit C-terminal domain; translation: MFFKSLDKKECCACTVCQHICPTKSISFSDDEEGFKYPQIDHSTCINCGLCERSCPVEHPLYDNNSNPIVYAAKLYNTKELVKSSSGGLFYSIAKAVLSKRGTVYGAAFDENLKLKHCGIENLDDLQPLRGSKYIQSNLGDIFLDVKDQLTSDRWVYFVGTPCQVAGLKSFLKKDYPKLITSDLVCHGVPSQKLFDAHIDYLENKYKRKVLKYQFRNNKNWGGCEIVDFATPKGKSKRLTLPSYELSPYLYSFMYAMTYRHSCYDCKFARIPRQGDITLADFWGANVYFPKMNTNKGVSLVLVNNRKGEIIWNEIADQLENHVSRIEDAAKFNGNLIQRTEKSIYRDDIYKQIENEGYSTIANTVFRSPRYIKVKISNVIIYTPGLNIIHKFYRILKKIFISFKSYFSLHHGNYPK